A genomic window from Anopheles ziemanni chromosome X, idAnoZiCoDA_A2_x.2, whole genome shotgun sequence includes:
- the LOC131290792 gene encoding large ribosomal subunit protein uL3, whose amino-acid sequence MFSSANTVITLCRTLLPHPWSTTIIPVRSKNYLNRPRLRNPVWFVKKTRTLHNEQFTEDNSAFLNEMKRETILKAANRSQSNLVKLANEDQLAEWSPGLKRTGVIAKKIGQYPMWTKNGQKIRTTLLQIIDNEVVKYIPPEDYRPAQEPRQSRNWRKPYGCLLVGAEHGDPSLFTKDYAGLFAHSGVLPKKHLCRFLISPEAQLPPGTALTVNHFRVGDFVDVRGLTVDRGFQGVVKRHGFKGMPKSHGVTKTHRRPGNIGAGGGKARVWPGTKMPGHMGNRWRVLRGLQILRINPQYNVLWVMGSNIAGSTNGIVYIYDTILPLRKHGAKGAPAGPPPFPTALEPSADPGDVWLEDLHDFRKLSITYSSSE is encoded by the exons ATGTTTTCCTCAGCAAACACTGTGATCACACTGTGTCGCACTTTACTGCCACATCCATG GAGCACCACTATTATCCCGGTACGATCGAAGAACTACCTTAATCGACCCCGGCTCCGGAATCCGGTTTGGTTCGTGAAGAAAACGCGCACA CTACACAATGAACAGTTCACCGAGGACAACAGTGCGTTTctgaacgaaatgaaacgagaGACGATACTCAAGGCGGCCAACCGTAGCCAATCGAACCTGGTGAAGCTGGCGAACGAGGACCAGTTGGCCGAGTGGAGCCCGGGTCTCAAGCGTACCGGAGTGATTGCGAAAAAGATCGGCCAGTACCCAATGTGGACGAAAAATGGTCAGAAAATAAGAACCACACTGCTGCAG ATTATCGACAACGAAGTGGTGAAGTATATACCGCCGGAAGATTACCGACCGGCCCAGGAACCACGTCAAAGTCGCAATTGGCGCAAACCGTATGGCTGCCTGCTGGTGGGCGCCGAACACGGCGACCCGTCGCTCTTCACCAAGGATTACGCGGGTCTTTTCGCCCATTCGGGCGTGCTGCCGAAGAAACATCTCTGCCGGTTCCTGATCTCGCCCGAGGCGCAGCTTCCACCCGGTACGGCGCTCACGGTGAACCACTTTCGCGTCGGCGATTTCGTGGACGTGCGCGGTCTTACGGTGGACCGTGGATTTCAGGGTGTCGTAAAGCGGCACGGTTTCAAGGGCATGCCAAAGTCGCACGGTGTCACCAAGACGCACCGACGTCCGGGCAACATTGGAGCGGGCGGCGGAAAGGCGCGTGTCTGGCCCGGCACCAAGATGCCGGGACACATGGGCAACCGGTGGCGTGTGCTGCGCGGTTTGCAGATCCTGCGCATCAACCCCCAGTATAACGTGCTCTGGGTGATGGGTAGCAACATTGCCGGCAGCACGAACGGCATCGTGTACATCTACGACACGATACTGCCACTGCGAAAGCATGGTGCGAAGGGAGCTCCGGCCGGTCCACCCCCATTTCCTACCGCCCTCGAACCGTCGGCCGACCCGGGAGACGTTTGGCTGGAAGATCTGCACGACTTCCGCAAACTATCGATTACGTACAGCAGTAGCGAGTAG
- the LOC131290795 gene encoding tRNA-dihydrouridine(20) synthase [NAD(P)+]-like, with amino-acid sequence MKTGLDYRNKLILAPMVRVGTLPMRLLALEYGADLVYTEEIIDWKLLRAERLTNDVLGTIDYIDTTDGTVVFRTCAEERNKVILQIGTASVERAVAVAKMLQQDVAAIDVNMGCPKDFSIKGGMGVALLYDLPRAKAILEGLVSSVTIPVTCKIRILPDLEETVQLAKELQSTGISAIGVHGRTKTERPRDPVNEEAIAKVASALHIPVIANGGSQSITRRHDVLQFARRCGTTSAMVARSAEWNCSLFRADGPLPLDDVIRRYITLSVRYDNSPSNTKYCVQMMLRSLQESPIGRRLLDSQTMQQICDIWELGEFCRETQLKYHHAGIKGRRACRPRTLSNDESEEKASESGQVASKKQCLEENNQNQSQATPLMQENICFIRSNFPSDNDLPKTKLYTYATRNGHPKAQYEVQQKDKLFRATIQFGGQRYSSSFWEKNKRFAEQGAALVCLLYLGVEERSALIANGAMLPEKESTATEGDATEAGAIKTSPVQLAVNTKMLPKDEGLENNGKSAVEDMPT; translated from the exons atgaaaacgggTCTCGATTATAGGAATAAGCTAATTCTAGCGCCCATGGTACGTGTCGGCACGCTACCGATGCGCCTGCTGGCTCTAGAATACGGCGCCGATCTGGTTTACACCGAAGAAATCATCGACTGGAAATTGCTGCGGGCCGAACGCCTTACTAATG ATGTACTGGGCACGATCGACTACATCGATACCACCGACGGAACGGTCGTCTTCCGCACCTGTGCGGAGGAACGCAACAAAGTGATCCTGCAAATCGGCACTGCGTCGGTGGAGCGCGCGGTTGCGGTGGCAAAAATG CTACAGCAGGATGTCGCGGCGATCGACGTGAATATGGGTTGcccaaaggatttttccattaAGGGTGGTATGGGTGTCGCCCTGCTGTACGATTTACCACGAGCGAAAGCAATCCTCGAAGGGCTGGTGAGCAGCGTTACGATACCTGTAACGTGCAAAATTCGAATACTACCCGATCTTGAAGAAACGGTGCAGCTCGCAAAGGAACTGCAGTCGACCGGTATCAGCGCGATCGGTGTGCACGGACGAACGAAAACGGAAAGGCCTCGGGATCCTGTGAATGAGG AAGCCATTGCGAAGGTCGCAAGCGCCCTGCACATTCCCGTCATTGCAAACGGTGGCTCGCAGAGCATCACAAGGCGCCACGATGTACTGCAGTTCGCACGTCGGTGCGGTACCACTAGCGCCATGGTGGCCCGTTCCGCCGAGTGGAACTGTTCGTTGTTTCGAGCGGACGGTCCACTTCCGCTGGATGACGTTATCCGACGCTACATTACGCTGTCCGTCCGCTACGATAATTCACCCTCGAACACAAAGTACTGCGTGCAGATGATGCTCAGGAGCTTGCAGGAGTCACCGATTGGAAGACGGCTGCTCGACAGCCAAACCATGCAGCAAATTTG TGACATCTGGGAGCTGGGTGAATTTTGTCGCGAAACGCAACTTAAGTATCATCACGCTGGAATAAAGGGAAGGCGCGCCTGCCGTCCGCGGACACTCTCCAACGATGAATCGGAGGAGAAGGCGAGCGAGAGTGGTCAGGTGGCCAGCAAAAAACAGTGCCTCgaggaaaacaaccaaaaccagAGCCAAGCGACGCCGTTGATGcaagaaaatatttgtttcataCGAAGCAACTTTCCGAGTG ACAATGATCTTCCAAAGACAAAGCTCTACACGTACGCCACGCGCAATGGACACCCGAAAGCGCAATACGAAGTCCAGCAGAAGGACAAACTGTTCCGGGCGACCATCCAGTTCGGCGGGCAGCGATACAGCAGctcgttttgggaaaaaaataaacgcttCGCTGAACAGGGGGCCGCCCTGGTCTGTTTGCTATATCTTGGCGTCGAGGAGCGCAGTGCACTGATCGCAAACGGTGCCATGCTGCCAGAAAAAGAATCGACCGCAACGGAAGGCGATGCTACTGAGGCCGGTGCAATCAAGACATCTCCAGTGCAGCTGGCGGTCAATACTAAGATGTTACCAAAGGACGAAGGCTTGGAAAATAATGGAAAGAGTGCGGTGGAAGACATGCCAACGTAG
- the LOC131290896 gene encoding SREBP regulating gene protein, producing the protein MCYVVVAKFLRRRLVLAIIFFFSLSYCMVHLISRNNNLSLNGDLQTQHLRHKVILWTKTKAELTKAVQAGGGTANETGEQQIPTNCRNSVQGKSLIVDDRGYVCPRVELLQNGCCDEADDEPSKQFACTTCKPNHCCAVYEYCVSCCLNSDKRSILEDVLAKANGRQVALYAEVTDQFELCLTKCRTNSQSVQNENKYRNPELKHCYGEMNEALWLATDGKDSQ; encoded by the exons ATGTGTTATGTCGTGGTTGCAAAGTTCCTTCGACGCAGATTGGTGTTAGcaatcatttttttcttttcattgtcCTACTGCATGGTTCATCTAATTAGCAGG AATAATAACTTAAGCTTGAATGGAGACCTACAAACTCAACATTTGCGGCATAAAGTAATCCTGTGGACGAAAACGAAAGCTGAACTAACGAAAGCAGTGCAAGCGGGGGGCGGTACAGCCAACGAAACCGGCGAGCAGCAGATTCCTACGAACTGCCGCAATTCCGTTCAGGGCAAGTCGCTTATCGTAGACGACCGGGGGTACGTTTGCCCGCGGGTGGAACTGCTGCAAAATGGGTGCTGCGACGAGGCGGACGACGAACCGAGCAAGCAGTTCGCTTGCACCACATGCAAACCGAACCACTGTTGTGCGGTGTACGAGTACTGCGTGTCCTGCTGCTTAAATTCCGACAAG cgATCGATTCTAGAGGATGTGTTAGCTAAGGCGAACGGCAGGCAGGTGGCACTGTACGCCGAGGTCACCGATCAGTTCGAGCTATGCTTAACCAAATGCCGCACCAATTCGCAATCggtacaaaacgaaaacaagtaCAGAAATCCGGAACTCAAGCACTGCTACGGTGAGATGAACGAAGCACTCTGGCTTGCCACCGATGGGAAAGATTCTCagtga